Proteins encoded together in one Variovorax paradoxus EPS window:
- a CDS encoding tartrate dehydrogenase encodes MQQRKHRIAVIPGDGIGIEVVPEGLRVLDAVSRKFGIEFSFDHFDWGSDHYVRHGLMMPADWDERIKGHDAIYFGAVGAPDKVPDHIAVWGLLIKIRREFDQYVNLRPVRLMPGVPGPLAHRKPGDIDFLVVRENTEGEYTSVGGRLFEGTPREMAIQEAVFTRHGVDRILKYAYELASKRPRKNLVAATKSNGISITMPYWDERLAEMAKRHPDIATSKYHIDILCAHFVQHPDWFDVVVASNLFGDILSDLGPACTGTIGIAPSANLNPERAFPSLFEPVHGSAPDIAGKGIANPIGQVWSAALMLDHLGNGDPVYAQASAAVLAAIETVLSEGPRTRDMGGTANTVDVGRAIASCIG; translated from the coding sequence ATGCAGCAAAGAAAACACAGAATCGCCGTCATCCCGGGTGACGGCATCGGGATCGAAGTGGTGCCCGAGGGCCTTCGCGTGCTCGACGCGGTGAGCCGCAAGTTCGGCATCGAATTCAGCTTCGATCACTTCGACTGGGGCTCCGATCACTACGTGCGGCACGGTCTCATGATGCCGGCCGACTGGGACGAGCGCATCAAGGGCCACGACGCGATCTACTTCGGCGCCGTCGGTGCGCCCGACAAGGTGCCCGACCACATCGCCGTGTGGGGCCTTCTCATCAAGATCCGCCGCGAGTTCGACCAGTACGTGAACCTGCGCCCCGTGCGCCTGATGCCCGGCGTGCCCGGACCGCTCGCGCATCGCAAGCCCGGCGACATCGACTTCCTCGTGGTGCGCGAAAACACCGAAGGCGAATACACCTCGGTGGGCGGGCGCCTCTTCGAAGGCACGCCGCGCGAAATGGCGATCCAGGAGGCCGTGTTCACGCGCCACGGCGTCGACCGCATCCTCAAGTACGCCTACGAGCTCGCGAGCAAGCGCCCGCGCAAGAACCTCGTGGCGGCCACCAAGTCGAACGGCATCTCGATCACCATGCCGTACTGGGACGAGCGCCTGGCCGAGATGGCCAAGCGCCATCCCGACATCGCGACGAGCAAGTACCACATCGACATCCTCTGCGCGCACTTCGTGCAGCACCCCGACTGGTTCGACGTGGTCGTGGCCTCCAACCTCTTCGGCGACATCCTGTCCGACCTCGGCCCGGCATGCACCGGCACCATCGGCATCGCGCCTTCTGCGAACCTGAACCCCGAGCGCGCGTTCCCGTCGCTGTTCGAACCGGTGCACGGTTCGGCGCCCGACATCGCGGGCAAGGGCATCGCCAATCCGATCGGCCAGGTCTGGTCGGCCGCGCTGATGCTCGACCACCTGGGCAACGGCGACCCCGTGTACGCGCAGGCCTCGGCGGCCGTGCTCGCTGCCATCGAAACCGTGCTGAGCGAAGGTCCGCGCACGCGCGACATGGGCGGCACGGCGAACACGGTCGACGTGGGTCGCGCCATCGCCAGCTGCATCGGATGA
- a CDS encoding tripartite tricarboxylate transporter substrate binding protein yields MNHQDHLATRRQLCKALAASLLPAAWPAFAADADWPSRPIKWVLPYLAGTGPDNTARALAEAVGTLLGQPVVIENRGGAAGNIGARLVARAPADGYTWIYSAAPMAANMRMYANPGYDAIKDFRHIMRLTTSDILLIVHPSSGIDTVRDLIERTRANPGKLDYASGGVGTPSHLGMELFLSAAGVQAMHVPYKGASELVNAVLGKQVLFAMPIFSVAYPHVQAGRLKALAVAGSQRNPALPELPTLAEAGVPGVSLTSWGGISVPARTPDPIVAKIHAAFEEALRQPAVRTIIEVSGGSVSPSSSQEYAKGFVQEIALTETMMKKAQLAPM; encoded by the coding sequence ATGAATCACCAGGATCACCTCGCCACCCGGCGACAACTGTGCAAGGCACTCGCCGCGTCGCTGCTGCCCGCCGCATGGCCGGCGTTCGCCGCGGACGCCGATTGGCCCAGCCGCCCCATCAAATGGGTGCTTCCCTATCTCGCGGGCACGGGCCCCGACAACACCGCGCGTGCGCTGGCCGAGGCGGTCGGCACGCTGCTCGGGCAACCGGTGGTCATCGAGAACCGCGGCGGCGCCGCCGGCAACATCGGCGCGCGGCTGGTGGCGCGCGCGCCGGCCGATGGCTACACCTGGATCTACTCGGCCGCACCAATGGCGGCCAACATGCGCATGTACGCGAACCCCGGCTACGACGCGATCAAGGACTTCCGCCACATCATGCGATTGACGACCTCGGACATCCTCCTGATCGTCCATCCCTCGTCGGGCATCGACACCGTGCGCGATCTCATCGAGCGCACGCGCGCCAACCCGGGCAAGCTCGACTACGCGTCCGGCGGCGTGGGCACGCCGTCGCACCTGGGCATGGAGCTGTTCCTGAGCGCGGCCGGTGTGCAGGCGATGCATGTGCCCTACAAGGGCGCCTCGGAGCTGGTCAATGCGGTGCTCGGCAAGCAAGTGCTCTTCGCGATGCCGATCTTCAGCGTCGCCTATCCGCACGTTCAGGCCGGCAGGCTCAAGGCGCTGGCAGTGGCCGGCAGCCAGCGTAACCCGGCGCTGCCCGAGTTGCCCACGCTGGCCGAGGCGGGCGTGCCCGGCGTGTCGCTCACGTCGTGGGGCGGCATCTCTGTGCCGGCGCGCACGCCCGATCCGATCGTCGCGAAGATCCATGCGGCATTCGAAGAGGCGCTGCGCCAGCCGGCCGTGCGCACCATCATCGAGGTCTCGGGCGGGAGCGTCAGCCCCTCCAGTTCGCAGGAGTACGCCAAGGGCTTCGTGCAAGAGATCGCGCTGACCGAAACCATGATGAAGAAGGCGCAGCTCGCGCCGATGTGA
- a CDS encoding acyl-CoA dehydrogenase family protein, translating to MTSSTPATAPFEGSAEAAELSARIGDFIHGELAAIVREHGINHERSPDRETLRRVWRRSNELGFYGITLPKAMGGLGLSVLDHVLIKEAIYASGSPLAPHVFGELSGPPRVGALARQATPYQLEAFIQPVANADKAICFALTEAEAGSDAGAVQTRAERQGDDYLLTGRKRFISGSPFADFALVMASTATDPAQREISAFFVDLGQPGARVESGYKTMAGQSHTGDIVLEACRVPARNMIGEPGRGLALALGRITVNRLLHCPAMVGLARVALNDALDYARGRRQFGRAISQFQAVQHMLANMATDLAAARGLMIATARQIDAGGEARAEASMAKLFCSEAAFRIADSAVQIHGGEGIVQGRRVEFLFRMLRMYRVLTGTSEIQRNTIARELLGDPAA from the coding sequence ATGACTTCATCTACCCCGGCAACGGCCCCGTTCGAAGGCTCGGCAGAGGCCGCCGAACTCTCCGCGCGCATCGGCGATTTCATCCACGGCGAACTGGCCGCGATCGTCCGCGAGCACGGCATCAACCATGAGCGCAGCCCCGACCGCGAGACGCTGCGGCGTGTCTGGCGGCGCTCGAACGAACTCGGCTTCTACGGCATCACCTTGCCCAAGGCGATGGGCGGCCTCGGCCTGTCCGTGCTCGACCACGTGCTGATCAAGGAGGCCATCTACGCCAGCGGTTCGCCGCTCGCGCCACACGTGTTCGGCGAACTCAGCGGACCGCCCCGCGTGGGCGCGCTGGCGCGGCAGGCCACGCCCTACCAGCTGGAAGCGTTCATCCAACCAGTGGCGAATGCAGACAAGGCCATCTGCTTCGCGTTGACCGAGGCCGAAGCCGGCTCCGACGCCGGCGCCGTCCAGACGCGCGCCGAGCGGCAGGGCGACGACTACCTGCTTACCGGCCGCAAGCGCTTCATTTCCGGATCGCCGTTCGCGGACTTCGCGCTGGTCATGGCCTCGACCGCGACCGATCCCGCCCAGCGCGAGATTTCGGCCTTTTTCGTCGACCTCGGCCAGCCCGGGGCGCGCGTGGAATCGGGCTACAAGACCATGGCCGGCCAGTCGCACACCGGGGACATCGTGCTGGAAGCCTGCCGCGTGCCGGCGCGCAACATGATCGGCGAGCCGGGGCGCGGCCTCGCACTCGCACTCGGGCGCATCACGGTGAACCGGCTGCTTCATTGCCCCGCGATGGTCGGGCTCGCGCGCGTGGCGTTGAACGATGCGCTGGACTACGCACGCGGCCGGCGCCAGTTCGGCCGCGCGATCTCGCAGTTCCAGGCCGTGCAGCACATGCTGGCGAACATGGCGACCGACCTTGCCGCCGCGCGCGGGCTGATGATCGCCACCGCGCGCCAGATCGATGCCGGCGGCGAGGCGCGCGCCGAGGCTTCCATGGCCAAGCTTTTCTGCTCCGAAGCCGCGTTCCGCATCGCGGACTCGGCCGTGCAGATCCACGGCGGCGAAGGCATCGTGCAGGGCCGGCGCGTGGAGTTCCTGTTCCGCATGCTGCGCATGTACCGCGTGCTCACCGGCACCAGCGAGATCCAGCGCAACACCATCGCGCGCGAACTGCTGGGCGATCCAGCCGCCTGA
- a CDS encoding AMP-binding protein — protein MNSTSFEVANVGGLVSRASRAFSKQIAIKSPTRSITYDALERRSNRLANALLAQGLARGARVGVYLPNCIEVVELELACYKAALVKAPINSRLSPVEVAEVIANSEAELIVTTAARAEAFLPLLKTSAPRLLLIDQPEGASNSYEAALAAASDAFEAVRVRSDELAVLHYTSGSSGVLKAAMQTFGNRLAQLRKFLMRADGMRPGELLGLVGPITHASGMQLVPALCSGATIRLFDGFEPGRFLADMRADRVAHTFMVPTMINMLLAHLEGQYLPLPDLKRLGYGAAPMAPARILQAMDVFGPVLSQGYGAGETTSGVCGLSVEDHLFARAARPDRLASCGRPFLESRVDIVDDEGQPVAVGEIGEIVVSGPDVFAGYWRAPELTAEVLKNGGYHTGDLARADDDGYIYIVDRKKDMVITGGFNVYPSEVEAVLYQHSAVADACVFAVPDDKWGEAVAAHIVLKPGEAPDAAVLDAFCADRLGGFKRPRMIEFVSALPKNANGKVARKTIQAPYWADRARRVN, from the coding sequence TTGAATTCCACATCCTTCGAGGTCGCCAACGTCGGCGGCCTCGTCTCTCGCGCCTCCCGCGCGTTCTCGAAACAGATCGCGATCAAGAGCCCGACGCGATCGATCACCTACGACGCACTCGAGCGGCGTTCCAACCGCCTGGCCAATGCGCTGCTCGCGCAGGGACTCGCACGCGGCGCACGGGTTGGCGTGTACCTGCCGAACTGCATCGAGGTGGTCGAACTCGAACTCGCCTGCTACAAGGCGGCACTGGTGAAAGCGCCGATCAATTCGCGGCTCTCGCCCGTCGAAGTGGCAGAGGTCATCGCGAACAGCGAGGCCGAACTGATCGTGACCACCGCCGCACGGGCCGAGGCGTTTCTTCCCTTGCTGAAAACTTCGGCGCCGCGCCTTCTGCTGATCGACCAACCGGAAGGCGCTTCGAACAGCTACGAGGCTGCATTGGCCGCCGCAAGCGATGCGTTCGAAGCCGTGCGCGTGCGCTCCGACGAACTGGCCGTGCTGCACTACACCTCCGGTTCGAGCGGCGTGCTGAAGGCGGCCATGCAGACCTTCGGCAACCGCCTCGCGCAACTGCGCAAGTTCCTGATGCGCGCCGACGGCATGCGCCCCGGCGAACTGCTCGGACTCGTCGGTCCCATCACGCACGCCTCGGGCATGCAACTCGTGCCGGCGCTTTGCAGCGGCGCGACCATCCGCCTGTTCGACGGCTTCGAGCCCGGGCGCTTTCTTGCGGACATGCGCGCCGACCGCGTCGCCCACACGTTCATGGTGCCGACGATGATCAACATGCTGCTCGCGCACCTCGAGGGCCAGTACCTCCCGCTGCCCGATCTGAAGCGGCTCGGCTACGGCGCGGCGCCGATGGCGCCCGCGCGCATCCTGCAGGCGATGGACGTGTTCGGCCCCGTTCTTTCGCAGGGCTACGGCGCGGGCGAGACGACTTCGGGCGTGTGCGGCCTCTCGGTCGAAGACCATCTGTTCGCACGTGCCGCGCGGCCCGATCGGCTCGCGTCCTGCGGCCGGCCGTTCCTGGAGTCACGCGTCGACATCGTCGATGACGAAGGCCAGCCCGTCGCAGTCGGCGAGATCGGCGAGATCGTGGTCAGCGGCCCCGACGTCTTCGCCGGCTACTGGCGCGCGCCCGAACTCACGGCCGAAGTGCTGAAGAACGGCGGCTATCACACCGGCGACCTCGCGCGTGCCGACGACGACGGCTACATCTACATCGTCGACCGCAAGAAGGACATGGTGATCACCGGCGGCTTCAACGTCTATCCGTCGGAGGTCGAGGCGGTGCTTTACCAGCACTCCGCCGTCGCCGATGCCTGCGTGTTCGCAGTGCCAGACGACAAATGGGGCGAGGCCGTCGCCGCGCACATCGTGCTCAAGCCCGGCGAGGCGCCCGATGCGGCCGTGCTCGACGCCTTCTGTGCCGACCGGCTCGGCGGCTTCAAGCGGCCTCGGATGATCGAGTTCGTTTCGGCGCTGCCCAAGAACGCCAACGGCAAAGTGGCGCGCAAGACCATCCAGGCCCCGTACTGGGCCGACCGCGCGCGGCGCGTCAATTGA
- a CDS encoding LysR family transcriptional regulator: MDLRALRYFIAVLEAGSLSRAAASLYVAQPALTAQIKKLENELGTQLFERSHAGVTPTTAGMQLYHDARRLLSDAAALRERFQRPPNGLEGSVTLAIPSLLSSLLLGPVLMRLKERHPLVRVFVLDDLSLMVKKAMLDRRADVGILVDTPVLEGMACDPLAEESIFLCGFDVGGIAAPLVKRPRKSASGKAVARRGIGDIAFAKAAQLPLVLQSRRFNIRQQVEGAASNLGIELNVAYEHDSARVLRSLYQAGAGFTFTPGCALDASALTNEHWICARVTEPELKRSYTLATPANRAVDPVAQALIDVLREEIERMVGEGIWKAERPPGHQKD; the protein is encoded by the coding sequence ATGGACCTTCGCGCGCTTCGCTACTTCATCGCAGTGCTCGAGGCGGGAAGCCTCTCCCGGGCCGCGGCTTCGCTCTACGTGGCCCAGCCTGCGCTCACGGCGCAGATAAAAAAGCTCGAGAACGAACTCGGCACCCAGCTCTTCGAACGCTCGCATGCGGGCGTCACGCCGACGACCGCGGGCATGCAGCTTTATCACGACGCGCGCCGGCTGCTGTCCGATGCGGCAGCGCTGCGGGAGCGCTTCCAGCGGCCGCCGAACGGTCTCGAAGGTTCGGTCACGCTGGCAATTCCCTCGCTGCTTTCATCCTTGCTGCTCGGCCCTGTGCTGATGCGGCTGAAAGAGCGGCATCCGCTCGTGCGCGTCTTCGTGCTGGACGATCTGAGCCTCATGGTGAAGAAAGCCATGCTCGATCGCCGGGCCGATGTCGGCATCCTGGTGGACACGCCCGTGCTCGAAGGCATGGCGTGCGATCCGTTGGCGGAAGAGTCGATCTTTCTTTGCGGTTTCGATGTCGGCGGCATTGCAGCACCGCTGGTGAAGCGCCCGCGCAAGTCCGCATCCGGCAAGGCGGTCGCGCGGCGCGGCATCGGTGACATTGCCTTCGCAAAAGCGGCGCAGCTCCCGCTGGTGCTGCAGTCGCGGCGCTTCAATATCCGGCAGCAGGTCGAAGGCGCTGCATCGAACCTCGGCATCGAACTCAACGTGGCCTACGAACACGATTCGGCACGCGTGCTGCGCTCGCTCTACCAGGCCGGCGCAGGCTTCACTTTCACGCCCGGATGCGCGCTCGACGCCTCGGCATTGACGAACGAACACTGGATCTGCGCCCGCGTGACCGAGCCCGAACTCAAGCGCAGCTACACGCTCGCGACGCCCGCGAACCGTGCGGTCGATCCGGTCGCACAGGCGCTGATCGATGTGCTGCGCGAAGAGATCGAGCGCATGGTCGGCGAAGGAATCTGGAAGGCCGAACGCCCGCCCGGCCATCAGAAAGATTGA
- the gltX gene encoding glutamate--tRNA ligase has translation MTGKVRTRIAPSPTGFLHLGTARTALYSWAYARHHGGEFVLRIEDTDVARSTQDSTDQILASMHWLGLDYDEGPIYQMQRLERYREVIAQMLAAGTAYHCYCTPAELDEMREAQRARGEKTLYDRRWRPEPGKVLPPVPEGVPPVVRFCNPPEGDVTWNDLVKGEITINNREIDDLIILRPDGVPTYNFAVVVDDWDMNITHVFRGDEHINNTPWQINIFRALGAPLPQFGHVPVILGDDGQKLSKRRGAVSVTAYEENGYLPEAMLNYLARLGWSHGDDELFTREQMVSWFDGSHLSKSPAQWDAAKLAWVNAQYIKAKADAELAPLVAAQLKKRGIEADDRLVAICALFKDRCETTVALADWAAAFYADVTPSDADLAQHVTDAVKPVIAALAEKLADVTWEKVSIAAAIKEVLAAHSVKMPVLAMPVRVLVMGTPQTPSLDSVLAIFSREKVVERLKRA, from the coding sequence ATGACCGGCAAAGTTCGCACCCGCATCGCTCCGTCTCCCACCGGCTTCCTTCACCTGGGCACGGCCCGCACCGCGCTCTATTCGTGGGCCTACGCGCGCCACCACGGCGGCGAATTCGTGCTGCGCATCGAGGACACCGACGTGGCCCGCTCCACGCAGGACTCGACCGACCAGATCCTTGCGTCGATGCACTGGCTCGGCCTCGACTACGACGAAGGCCCGATCTACCAGATGCAGCGGCTGGAGCGCTACCGCGAAGTCATCGCGCAGATGCTCGCGGCCGGTACGGCCTATCACTGCTACTGCACGCCCGCCGAGCTCGACGAGATGCGCGAGGCGCAACGCGCGCGCGGCGAAAAGACGCTGTACGACCGCCGCTGGCGCCCCGAGCCGGGCAAGGTGCTGCCGCCCGTGCCCGAAGGCGTGCCGCCGGTGGTGCGCTTCTGCAATCCGCCCGAAGGCGACGTGACCTGGAACGACCTGGTCAAGGGCGAGATCACCATCAACAACCGCGAGATCGACGACCTCATCATCCTGCGGCCCGACGGTGTGCCCACCTACAACTTCGCGGTGGTGGTCGACGACTGGGACATGAACATCACGCACGTGTTCCGCGGCGACGAGCACATCAACAACACGCCGTGGCAGATCAACATCTTCCGCGCGCTGGGCGCACCGCTTCCTCAGTTCGGCCACGTGCCGGTGATCCTGGGCGACGACGGGCAGAAGCTCTCGAAGCGCCGCGGCGCGGTGAGCGTCACTGCCTATGAAGAGAACGGCTACCTGCCCGAAGCGATGCTGAACTACCTCGCGCGCCTGGGCTGGAGCCATGGCGACGACGAACTCTTCACGCGCGAGCAGATGGTGAGCTGGTTCGACGGTTCGCACCTTTCCAAGAGCCCCGCGCAATGGGATGCGGCGAAGCTCGCGTGGGTGAACGCGCAGTACATCAAGGCGAAGGCCGATGCGGAGCTCGCGCCGCTCGTGGCCGCGCAACTGAAGAAGCGCGGCATCGAGGCGGACGACCGGCTCGTCGCCATCTGCGCGCTCTTCAAGGATCGCTGCGAAACCACCGTCGCGCTGGCCGACTGGGCCGCGGCGTTCTACGCGGACGTGACGCCGAGCGACGCCGATCTCGCGCAGCACGTCACCGATGCGGTGAAGCCTGTCATCGCAGCACTCGCCGAGAAGCTCGCGGACGTGACGTGGGAAAAAGTTTCGATCGCCGCGGCCATCAAGGAAGTTCTGGCCGCGCATTCTGTGAAAATGCCCGTGTTGGCCATGCCGGTTCGCGTCCTCGTGATGGGAACACCGCAGACGCCATCCCTCGATTCGGTGCTCGCCATCTTTTCTCGCGAAAAAGTTGTGGAGCGTTTGAAAAGGGCCTGA
- a CDS encoding O-succinylhomoserine sulfhydrylase yields the protein MTDERTLPPGLHRDTLALRTGLAPSQHGEHSEALFLTSGFVQPDAETSARRFAGTEQGFTYSRTSNPTVTSFEQRLAALEGTEAAIGASTGMGAILMMCMGLLKAGDHVICSRSVFGSTLNLFGKEFAKFGVETTFVSQTDVAEWRAAIKPNTKLLFAETPTNPLTEVCDIKTLAELAHGAGALLAVDNCFCTPVLQRPAELGADLIIHSGTKYLDGQGRVMAGAICGPSKLIVDVFGPIVRTAGMALSPFNAWVVLKGLETLGIRMKAQCANALAVAQWLEQQPGVARVYYPGLASHGQHELAMRQQSGQGGAVVSFDVVGDTPEAARANAFHVINSTRVVSIATNLGDTKTIVTHPGTTSHGRLTEVQRQAAGISQGLIRVAVGLEYIDDITADLSRGLSTLNS from the coding sequence GTGACCGACGAACGAACCCTGCCGCCCGGACTGCACCGCGACACGCTCGCGCTGCGCACCGGGCTGGCGCCCAGCCAGCATGGCGAACATTCCGAAGCGCTGTTCCTGACCAGCGGCTTCGTGCAGCCCGACGCCGAAACCTCGGCACGCCGCTTCGCCGGCACCGAGCAGGGCTTTACCTACTCGCGCACCTCCAACCCGACCGTGACCAGTTTCGAGCAGCGCCTGGCCGCGCTCGAAGGCACCGAAGCGGCCATCGGCGCGTCCACCGGCATGGGCGCGATCCTCATGATGTGCATGGGCCTGCTGAAGGCCGGTGACCATGTGATCTGTTCGCGCTCGGTGTTCGGCTCGACGCTGAACCTGTTCGGCAAGGAGTTCGCGAAGTTCGGCGTCGAGACCACCTTCGTCTCGCAGACCGACGTGGCCGAGTGGCGTGCGGCGATCAAGCCGAACACCAAGCTGCTGTTCGCCGAGACGCCGACCAATCCGCTGACGGAAGTCTGCGACATCAAGACACTCGCCGAGCTGGCCCATGGCGCGGGCGCGCTGCTCGCGGTCGACAACTGCTTCTGCACGCCGGTGCTGCAGCGGCCGGCCGAACTCGGCGCCGACCTCATCATTCATTCGGGCACCAAGTATCTCGACGGGCAGGGCCGCGTGATGGCGGGCGCGATCTGCGGTCCGTCGAAGCTCATCGTCGATGTGTTCGGCCCGATCGTGCGCACCGCCGGCATGGCGCTGTCGCCGTTCAATGCATGGGTCGTGCTGAAGGGCCTTGAAACGCTCGGCATCCGCATGAAGGCGCAGTGCGCGAATGCATTGGCCGTGGCGCAGTGGCTAGAGCAACAGCCGGGCGTCGCGCGCGTCTATTACCCCGGTCTCGCTTCGCATGGGCAGCACGAGCTCGCGATGCGCCAGCAGTCGGGGCAGGGCGGGGCGGTGGTGTCGTTCGACGTGGTCGGCGACACGCCGGAAGCGGCGCGCGCCAATGCCTTCCATGTGATCAACAGCACGCGCGTGGTGAGCATTGCCACCAACCTGGGCGACACCAAGACCATCGTCACGCACCCCGGCACGACCTCGCACGGCCGCCTTACCGAAGTGCAACGCCAGGCGGCTGGCATCAGCCAGGGCCTGATCCGCGTTGCGGTCGGCCTCGAATACATCGACGACATCACGGCCGACCTTTCGCGCGGCCTGAGCACCCTGAATTCCTGA